One stretch of Rattus norvegicus strain BN/NHsdMcwi chromosome 12, GRCr8, whole genome shotgun sequence DNA includes these proteins:
- the Hnf1a gene encoding hepatocyte nuclear factor 1-alpha isoform X1 yields MREDPWRVAKMVKSYLQQHNIPQREVVDTTGLNQSHLSQHLNKGTPMKTQKRAALYTWYVRKQREVAQQFTHAGQGGLIEEPTGDELPTKKGRRNRFKWGPASQQILFQAYERQKNPSKEERETLVEECNRAECIQRGVSPSQAQGLGSNLVTEVRVYNWFANRRKEEAFRHKLAMDTYNGPPPGPGPGPALPAHSSPGLPTTTLSPSKVHGVRYGQSATSEAAEVPSSSGGPLVTVSAALHQVSPTGLEPSSLLSTEAKLVSATGGPLPPVSTLTALHSLEQTSPGLNQQPQNLIMASLPGVMTIGPGEPASLGPTFTNTGASTLVIGLASTQAQSVPVINSMGSSLTTLQPVQFSQPLHPSYQQPLMPPVQSHVAQSPFMATMAQLQSPHALYSHKPEVAQYTHTSLLPQTMLITDTNLSTLASLTPTKQVFTSDTEASSEPGLHEPSSPATTIHIPSQDPSNIQHLQPAHRLSTSPTVSSSSLVLYQSSDSNGHSHLLPSNHGVIETFISTQMASSSQ; encoded by the exons GGAGGACCCATGGCGCGTGGCAAAGATGGTCAAGTCGTACCTGCAGCAACACAACATCCCCCAGCGGGAGGTGGTGGACACTACGGGTCTCAACCAGTCCCACCTGTCCCAGCACCTCAACAAGGGCACCCCCATGAAGACGCAGAAGCGGGCCGCGCTGTACACCTGGTACGTCCGCAAGCAGCGAGAGGTGGCTCAGC AATTCACCCACGCGGGGCAGGGCGGACTGATTGAAGAGCCCACAGGTGATGAGCTGCCAACCAAAAAGGGGCGGAGGAACCGGTTCAAGTGGGGCCCCGCATCCCAGCAGATCCTGTTCCAGGCTTACGAGAGGCAGAAGAACCCCAGCAAGGAAGAGCGAGAGACCTTGGTGGAGGAGTGCAATAG GGCGGAGTGCATCCAGAGAGGGGTGTCACCATCGCAGGCCCAGGGGCTAGGCTCCAACCTTGTCACCGAGGTGCGTGTCTACAACTGGTTTGCCAACCGGCGCAAGGAAGAAGCCTTTCGGCATAAGCTGGCCATGGACACGTATAACGGGCCTCCACCCGGGCCAGGCCCCGGCCCTGCGCTACCTGCCCACAGTTCCCCGGGCCTGCCCACAACCACCCTCTCTCCCAGTAAGGTCCACG GTGTGCGGTATGGACAGTCTGCAACCAGCGAGGCAGCTGAGGTGCCCTCCAGCAGCGGAGGTCCCTTAGTCACAGTGTCTGCGGCCTTACACCAAGTGTCCCCCACAGGCTTGGAGCCCAGCAGCCTGCTGAGCACCGAGGCCAAGCTG GTCTCAGCCACGGGGGGTCCCCTGCCTCCCGTCAGCACCCTGACAGCACTGCACAGCTTGGAGCAGACGTCTCCAGGTCTCAACCAGCAGCCGCAGAACCTTATCATGGCCTCGCTGCCTGGGGTCATGACCATCGGCCCAGGGGAGCCCGCCTCCCTGGGTCCCACGTTCACTAACACGGGTGCCTCTACCCTGGTCATTG GTCTGGCCTCCACACAGGCACAGAGCGTGCCAGTCATCAACAGCATGGGGAGCAGCCTGACCACCCTGCAGCCGGTCCAGTTTTCCCAGCCACTGCACCCTTCCTATCAGCAGCCTCTCATGCCCCCTGTACAGAGCCACGTGGCCCAGAGTCCCTTCATGGCAACCATGGCCCAGCTGCAGAGCCCCCACG CCCTGTACAGCCACAAGCCTGAGGTGGCCCAGTACACGCATACAAGCCTGCTTCCGCAGACCATGCTGATCACAGACACCAACCTCAGCACCCTTGCCAGCCTCACGCCCACCAAGCAG GTCTTCACCTCAGACACAGAGGCCTCCAGTGAGCCTGGGCTTCATGAGCCGTCGTCTCCAGCCACAACCATTCACATCCCCAGCCAGGACCCGTCAAACATCCAGCACCTGCAGCCTGCTCACCGGCTCAGCACCAGTCCCACAG TGTCCTCCAGCAGCCTGGTGTTGTACCAGAGTTCTGACTCCAACGGGCACAGCCACCTGCTGCCATCCAACCACGGTGTCATCGAGACTTTTATCTCCACCCAGATGGCCTCCTCCTCCCAGTAA